A stretch of Myxocyprinus asiaticus isolate MX2 ecotype Aquarium Trade chromosome 42, UBuf_Myxa_2, whole genome shotgun sequence DNA encodes these proteins:
- the LOC127432860 gene encoding L-lactate dehydrogenase B-A chain-like, whose product MYYKQINISKMSKIVADKDYLVTANSRIIVVTAGVRQQRGESRLNLVQRNANIFKHIIPQIVKYSPDCTLIVVSNPVDVLIYVTWKLSGLPKHRVIGSGTNLDSARFCHIMAEKLGIHSSSFNGYILGEHGDSSVPVWSEANVTEVSLQKLNPDIGTDKDAENWKEAHKMVVDSAYEVIKLKGYTNWAIGLSVADLTESLVKNLSRVHPVSTMVKGMYGISEEVYLSLPCVLNSSGVGSVINMTLTDEEIAQLKKSTDTLWGIQKDLKVL is encoded by the coding sequence ATGTATTACAAACAAATCAACatatcaaaaatgtcaaaaattgtTGCCGACAAAGACTACTTGGTGACCGCTAACTCCCGTATCATTGTTGTGACGGCCGGAGTGCGTCAGCAGAGGGGTGAGAGCAGACTGAACCTGGTGCAGAGGAATGCCAACATTTTCAAACACATCATCCCTCAGATTGTCAAATACAGCCCTGACTGCACTCTCATTGTGGTGTCCAATCCAGTGGATGTTCTGATTTATGTGACCTGGAAGCTGAGCGGTCTGCCAAAGCACCGTGTCATCGGTAGCGGAACCAACCTGGACTCCGCCCGTTTTTGCCACATCATGGCAGAGAAACTGGGCATCCACTCCAGCAGCTTTAATGGCTACATCCTGGGAGAGCATGGAGACTCCAGCGTGCCTGTATGGAGTGAAGCCAATGTGACTGAAGTCAGTCTGCAGAAACTCAACCCTGATATTGGCACAGATAAAGATGCTGAGAACTGGAAAGAGGCTCACAAGATGGTTGTGGACAGTGCTTATGAGGTGATCAAGCTGAAGGGATACACCAACTGGGCCATCGGCCTTAGTGTGGCTGACCTGACCGAGAGCTTGGTGAAGAACCTGAGCAGGGTCCACCCTGTTTCCACCATGGTGAAAGGCATGTATGGTATCAGTGAGGAGGTGTACCTGAGCCTGCCTTGTGTGCTCAACAGCAGTGGAGTGGGCAGTGTCATCAACATGACCCTGACTGACGAAGAAATCGCTCAGCTCAAGAAGAGCACAGATACGCTTTGGGGCATCCAAAAAGACCTGAAGGTCCTGTAG